The DNA sequence TTTTCAGAAACCTGGCCAACCTCGCTAATGATACTAATACGGAAGGAAATGATGCATTTTTAGAAGTCATCATGGAGGCTTTTTACCAACCACAAGCACTCAAAGGTGAGCTGCTGGAAAACTGGCGGTCATGGTTTAATCGCTACCTCCAAAGACTCCAAGAGGAAGACCTCTCAGATGAGGAACGCCGCGAACAGATGAACAAGGTCAACCCCAAATATGTCTTAAGAAACTACATGGCCCAACTGGCGATCGATAAAGCCGATAAGGACGATTTTTCCTTGGTCGATGAGTTGTACCAAATGTTGAAAAACCCTTATGCCGAACAGCCCGAATACCAGCAATGGTTTGCCAAGCGTCCCGACTGGGCCAGAGACAAAGTTGGGTGCTCTATGTTGTCGTGCAGTTCTTAGCAGTACCATGTAAGACTATTAAACTAATTCAAGATAATGGATAACAACAAGTTAATGAAAGCATACATCGCCGGAGGTTGTTTCTGGGGAATGGAAGACCTCTTCCGGGTAAGGCCCGGCATCAAGGACACAGAGGTCATCTATCTCGGAGGAACCAACGAAAACCCTACCTACCAAAATCACCCTGGTCATGCTGAAGGCATCGAACTGACTTACGACCCTACGGAAACTTCCTTCAAGCTTATCCTGGATTACTTTTTTCGCATTCACAACCCTACCACGGTTGACCGCCAAGGTAATGACATTGGTTCCAGCTATCGTTCTGCCATCTTTTACCAAAACGAGGAAGAGAAGCAAATTGCCGAAGAAATGATTGCAATAGTAGATGCCTCCGGAAGATGGGACGGCAAGGTGGTCACCACCCTGGAGCCCTTCACCAAAGCCTGGCCTGCCGAAGAATACCATCAGGACTATTTGGTCAAAAAGCCGAATGGTTATACTTGTCACTTCGAGCGATTTGGCAGTTTTGTGTAGCACATCATTAATAAAGATCGGATTCGGTGGCGGTTGCCATTGGTGTACTGAAGCGATTTTTCAAACCCTAAAAGGGGTAGAAAAAGTTGTCCAAGGCTGGATCGCTTCCGCCGGAGAGCACGATAGCTTTTCGGAGGCCGTGCTAGTGTATTTCGATGAAACAAAAATTGATTTGGCCAGCCTCACCGCTATCCATCTTTATACCCACAGTTGCACTTCGGAGCACGCTATGCGCAAGAAATACCGCTCGGCCGTTTACACCTTCTCCGAGGTGCAAGTTGCTGCGGTGCAAACGATCATTAAGCAGCTCCAAAGCGAATTTGATCAGCCCATTATTACCAGGGTGCTACCCTTTGTGGCCTTCAAAGAAAACGAGGAGCAGTACCAGAATTATTACTTGAAAAATGCGGACAACCAGTTCTGCCAAACCTATATCCAGCCAAAATTTCAGCTGTTGATGCAACGCTTTTCCAAACAGATAGACGAAAGCAAGAAAAAATAGATAGCCACTAAATCACCAAAGCACTAAAATCCACAAAAAGATTAGTTCAATTTAGTGTTTTAGTGTTTTGTGCGAGGTGCGATAGGGTGCGTTTGGTGCGGGGTGCGGAATACTTCCGTGTTCTTCCGTGTCTCCGCGTCTCTGCGGCAAAAAAAACTCCGCAGCTAATAAAAACGCGGCATTTTCACCATCCACGAATCCAGTGACCCTCCACCCAGGTAGAACGCTTCTTCGGTGATCAATAATTGATGAGGATCACTATAAGTACCATGCTTACTCCAAATGTTTTTGATGGATAAATTTAAAAGGCGTTTGGTAATCATCACAATTTGACTTTGCGCAAAGATAAGGGCTGAATTTCAACCAAGAATAAATATCCAAGCACCCTAATGCTATTTTGGGCGCTTCCCTCCGCCAAGCTCCGGGTCGGGCTGTCCACCACTCTCTATTCGCTCGGCCCTTCGGGCGGCCCTCGATCGGGCCTGGTTCCCATCCCTAGCGCATTGGTACACCCCGAAATTAGCCCCCCATACCCAGACAAAAAACACCGCGCATGTTAGTTTCCGAACTATCCCGACCTTTTTGGTCGGGACTATATCACCGCTCGGCGTCGGCTGTGCCTGCGTCGGAGTAAATGCAAAATGCCGTTTTGCACAAGAGCTCGCCCTCCCTCGGTCCTTCGAATCACCCCCATTTGTATAAATACATTTATGCATTTACACAAACTACCTCAAAATCTAGCCCAGTGCGCAGGCCTTTAGGCCGGAGCCCGGTGCCGGGACGGCACAAGGACGAGGGATGGGAGCCGCTCCGTAGGGCAGGGTTTTATACCCTGCATGAAGGAGCGGCGGACAGCCCGGTGCCGCCCGCAGGGCCGGCACGGCCCCAAATCAACCATAAAAGACCAACCACGCCCCAAAGTCTACCCAAAAAAAATCCCGAATGCCAGGGTAGACATTCGGGATAATTTTCAAGCATTGCTAACCTTTTAGCGCATCAACATCACATCACCTTTAATGATTTCTACCTCGCCATCGATAAACTCTACCTCCATGAAGTAAACGAAAACGGCGGCGTTCTGTACCTGGCCGCGGAAACGACCGTCCCATCCTTCGGTAGGATTGTTGGGCAAGAAGTTGTAGTTCTCAAATACCGCTTCCCCCCAACGATTGAAGATCATGAAGGATTTGATTTCCTTGACTTCAGTTCCTCCAAAAGGATACAAAACGTCATTGTTTTCATCGCCATCTGGTGAGAAGGCTGTCGGTACAAAAACCGGACGTGTCTTGCGCACAAAGACGGTCATGATATCACTATCGCTACAGCCATTGATGTCCGTAATCGTCACGCTGTAAATAGTGCTCTGATCAGGGCTTACGGTAACGGCATTTTCTCCATTTACACCGATACTGTCGGGACGCCAGATGATGGTATCAACCTGGATGGTTTCGTCGTAAACAGCGGTCAGGGTAATTGGCTCTCCCAGCTGGATTTCGTTGCCATTGTTTTCCAGGCTGGTCACGATTTCTACCGCTACTTGGGTAGGTTCTAGTAGCATGATGGACAACTCTGTGAAGCAACCGTTTATATCCGTAATGGTCAGGGTGTATTCATTGCCACTGAGGTTGCCAAAGAACGGATTGGTTGTTGGGGCACCATTGTTCAAGCTGTAAGCATAAGGCGGCGTACCACCCGTTACATTGTTGATCACAATAGCTCCATCATTGGCTTGGAAACAGCTCACTTCGCTGATACTCACATCCGCAACGGGCACATCAAAGTCACTTGCTACTTCAACTTGATCGGTATCCGTACAACCAGCAGCATTTGTTACCTCAAGGGTATAGATACCTGGGGCACTAATGTCGATCAGTGCTGCGGTCGGATCCATGATCATTGCATCGGGGTTGTCACTCGTCCAGTTGTAAGTGACGCCCGCAGTGGAGTTACCTCCAAGTACGACGGCTCCCATGTTACAAGTCAAGGACTGGTCAAGACCAGCATCGGCCGTTGGGCTGGCATTGATGGTAAAACTCACCGTTGCGCTATCATCAGGACAAGCACCTCCATCCACGGTGTAGACAAAGGTATAAGTGCCTGAATTTTGCCCTACAGCATTGAAACTTCCTGCGGCTGGTTGGAAGGCGCCACCGGTACTCGGAGGAGTAGAGGTTTCTGTCCAGGTGCCTCCCATCTCGGCACCAACGAGGGCACCGTCAAGGTCAATGATTGTTGCATCCTCCGGGCAGACGGGATCAATGGTTGCATTGGCACCAGCATTTACTGGCGCGTCAACATCTACTGTCCAGGTCGCATCCACGGGATAGACACAGTTCGTATTAACTTGATCGCTTACTTGGGTAATGACTACGGTGGTTGCAGAGGTCAGTCCCGTCAAGGTAATTTGATCGCCATCGTTAACATTCGTCAGCTGATCAGGTACATCGTTCACGGTGTAATCAATGGTCAGCGGAGTGCCTTGTCCACCAGCATAACTGATGGTGAAAGCGGCATCCTCTCCTGCACAGATTACATCAGGTCCAGTCAGACCTATCGTCACTGGCTGACAAGTAAGGGCCGAACAAGTTCCCGTAGCGACACTGCTACCACAAATGCTGGAACCGCTGGCCGTCACCTCAATGATGACTTCCTCGCCATCAACGATGCCGTCTACGAAGTAGGTGTTGCCATTCTGGGTACCCGTAGGGCCTTGCAAAACGACAACCGTGTAGGTATCCGCACCAGCAACGTCAGCCCAGACAAAGGTGATACTACTAGTGGTTGCATCGCTACAGCTGATGGTCACCGGAGCAATCACATCTTGTACCTCTACACTTTCCGTAGCAGTATTGCTCACACAACCATTGTCGGTGATCGTCAAAGTGATGTCTTTCGCCCCGGGCGTAGCCCAATTGATTTCGTAAGGGCCTGCTCCGCTTCCACTGATGATGGTTCCACCTGCAAAGTCCCAGTCGTAAACAGCCGTACCAGTAGCGGTTCCGGTAAAGGTAATCGTACTGTTGTCTGTAATACAAATCGGGCTGGTCACTGTGAAGTCAGCTACAGGCACAGGGTTGACGACGATGGTATAAGTTGTGTCGTAAAAACACCCCGTCTGTTCATAAGACAGTGTTACTAAGTTATCACCAACATTGGCACTCGCTGGATCAAATGTTCCATTAGGCGCAACAATGCCGTCTCCAGACCAGGTGATCATACCCGTGATATTTCCACCTGTAATGACGGGACTCAACATTTGGTTACCCGCATCAGCACAGAATGGTCCGTAAGTATTGGGACCAAAGAAACGGTCGATACAAGCTTCTGAAGCACAGGTTTGGGTACTGCTAATGCCACCACAAATATTGTTGGTGATGACCACCACTTCAATCGTAACTTCATCCTCGGGCATCAAGTTGCTGAAGGTGTAAGTGCGGTTGGGGATATTTGCGGTTTCGGTTGCTCCGGCTGGTGCCGAAATTACGTTGACTTGGTAGTCGGTTGCTCCTACCACTGCGTTCCAACTAAAAGTAATGGAGGTGTTGGTGCTATTACAATTAATGACGGGTGCGATAAGCGAATCAATAACATCTACACTCAACGAGAATGGATCCGAAGCACAGCCGTTTTCCGTAACGGTAAGGCTGATGGTAGGGTTGCCGCCATCTGGCCAGCTGATTTCGTAAGGCCCTGCATCGGTGCCAGAAATGATGGTTCCGCCACCAAAGGTCCAAGCGTAATTGGCTGCGGGGTCAGCTCCACCTGTATAAGTGACAAGGCTGATATCGTCTTCGCATACAGGGCCAGTGGCCGTGAAAGAAGCATCTGGCTGAGCATTCACAACGATGGTAGTGGTGTCAGTATAAAAACAGGTCATTTCTTCGTAAGTAGCAATAATCTCAAAGCTGCCTGCTCCCGTTGCTGTAGGATCAAAGGTGCCTGCTACAGGGTCAATGATCCCGGTACCCGTCCAGATGAGTGTGCCCATCGTGTTACCGGTCAGTGTCGCCACCAGGTCGAAGCTGGAGGCATTAGCGTCAAGACAAATAGGCGCAACATCGGTGATCTCAACCGTAATGTCTGGGCAGTTTTCCAGCGCACAATCGCCCTGGAAGGTAATGTTTGGACAAGCCGTACCACTAATGGCCGTCACCTCAATAGTCACTGTTTGGCCAGGGGTCAAGCCCGCAACGGTAAAGGTCTGTGCGGGATCATTGCCAGGAGCAAAAGCATTGCCAGGAGCACTGATAATGCTTACGGTGTAATCGGTTGCACCAGCTACAGCTGGCCAGTTGAAGACAATGGAATCGCCCGTAACATCGCAGCTTATCATTGGTGCTATCAGCTCAGGAGCTACGGACACCGTTTGTGTAAAGGTGCTGCTTACACAACCATTTTCTGTAACAATGAGCGAAATGGTTTTATCTCCATCCGTTGGCCAGGTGACTGCGTGGGGCCCTTGCCCTGTTCCGGGAACAGCACTGCCTCCATCAAAATCCCAGGCGTAGGTAGCACTCATGGCAGCGTCGCCGGTGTACAATACATTGCTGCTACCGCTGACACAAACCGGACTACTGGCAGTAAAGTTGGCTGTAGGAATAGCATTGATTTGGATCACAATATCATCCACATAATCACAGCCCGCTTCGCGATAGTTCACCGTCACCGCTGCTGGACCAACTCCCGCCATCGTAGGAGAGAAGGTACCCGCCGCAGGGTCCGTAATGCCAGCACCTGACCAGGTAAAGACACCATCGCCAACACCGCCAGCAATAGTGGCCGTGAGGTCAAAAGAAGGCATGCCTGCCGTGAGGCAAATGGGCGCTACAGCATCTATGTCTACTGTGATCGCTGGACAGTCTTGCGCCTGACAGCTAAAAGTATTGCTGCTGTTGCCACAAGGGCCGCTACCCAAAGCGATGACTTCGATTTCTACCACATCACCAGCCATCAGGCCCGTAACGGTGAAGGTGCGGTTGGCTTCGTCGAGTGCTGTCATGGCTCCCGCTGGAGCACTGATGACGTTGACCTGGTAGCCAGTAGCACCCATGATAGCGTTCCAGCTGAAGACAATTTGCGTTGTGTTTGGACTACAGTTGATGACCGGAGCAGGCATCGGCGCTTCTACGGTAATATTCTGACTTCCGCTAGCACTGGTACAGCCGTTTTCACTGACCGTCAGGGTGACCGTTTTGGGACCACCTACTGCCCAGGTTACGGTGTGTGGGCCTTGGCCGGTGCCGGGCGTTGCCATGCCTCCGTTGAAATTCCACGAATAGGTAGCACCTGCACTAGCATTGCCAGTGTATGTGACGGTAGCTGCTTGCCCCGTACAGACATTGCTTGGCGCAATGGTAAAAGCCGACGTCGGCGTATCAAATACATTGATAGTCGTCATAGCGGAAGCCGTACAATTGCCTTCCGTATACGTTACCGTAATCACTTGCGGACCAGCGGTAGTTGGGGTAAACTGGTTACCCGTAACGTTGGGCCCGCTCCAGGTGAAGGTGCCATTCCCAGCACCGCCGCTTGCTGAGGCTTGCAGCGTAACGGGATTGTTCATGCCATTGAGGCAGATATCAGCAACTGGCGTAATGTTGATATTAAAATTCGGGCAGTTGGCCGCGGTACAAGTCACCTCGGTAGAGGTGGTTGGGCCACAGACGTTATTGGTGTTTGCCGTAACGGAAATTGTCACCGCCTGACCTGGGTTGAGGTTACTTACAGTATAAGAGGTGCCACTCAGTACACCGGCTGGCCCAGTAACGTCAGTAATTGTATAGGACGTAGCTCCAGCAACTGCAGACCAGTTGAAGACGACCGAAGAAGTCGTACTCGTTCCGCAGCTGACGATGGGGGTAGCAATGGGTGCAACCACACTGATACTTTGACTCACCTGGGTAGAAGTACAACCATTTTCCATGACCGTGAGGGTTACCGTTTTGGTACCGCCAGTGGGCCAGCTTACCTGGTGAGGCCCTTGGCCAGTGCCAGGTAGGGCATCACCATTGCCAAAATTCCAGGTATAGGTCGCACCGGGAGTAGCGTTACCTGTATAGGTAATAGTCACTGGTGTGTTGATACAAATCGGTCCGGGATTGCCAATGGTGAAACTCGCCGTAGGAGTGGCGTTGATAACAATAACTTCGGTATCAGTATATTCACAAGTACCATCAGAATAGCGGATGGTGACAGTATGACTTCCTACACCCGCAGCCGTGGGGCTGAATTCACCTGTTGTCGCGTTGACATTGTTACCTTCCCAAGTGATGGTGCCAGCATTGCTTTGTGAAGTATAAGTCAGGAAGATGTTTGGTGTGGTACTGGTCAGACAGATAGGCGCTACCGGATCAATATCGAGCTGAAAGGCAGGGCAGGAAAGAGTGCTACACGTAAAGGTAGCAGGCTGCACGGGACACAGATCGGTACCAATAGCTTGTACGGTAATCGTGACGTTGGTATTGGAGCTAAAGCCCGTCGCGGTAAACGAAGGGGAGAAGACCGTAAATACGTCCATGGTATTTTGCACCGTCACTTCGTATTCCGTAGCTCCGGGAATGTCATTCCAGACAAATTCAACGGTAGTCGAAGTACTGATTCCACACTGGATGACCGGTGGAGGAGAAGGCTGCTCCACACTGATTTGAGCCGTAACATCAAAGGCCGTACAGCCTTCATTATTGGTCACATCGGCAGTGATGGTCGTCAAGGCATCAACAGTAACGGTGATGGGGTTTTGGTTGTTAGGACCAGCACCATACCAGTTGATAGAACTGATCGGGTCATTGGATACTGCGGTGACCGTGACCATCTCTCCGGCACACACCTGATCGTCGCTCAACTCCAGTGTCACTTCAGGTGGTGGGACGATTTCGACATCGATACTGCCGATTTCCTGGCAGCCATTGGCGTCGGTTCCGATCACTTCGAAAGTATAGAAGCCAGGAGAAGGGTCAATGAGTACCCGAGGGTTATCTGCTCCAGCGTCATCAAGCCACTCGTACTCTCCGCCGGGGCCAGCACCAGAGGCTTCCAGTACTGTTTCTCCATTGCTACAACCAAAACCATTGGTAATAGCTACGTCGATGAAGGGGAGTTCATTGACATTAATATCAAGGGTAACTACTGCTTCACAACCATTGGGATCCGTAGCTGTCAGTTCAATGGTTGTGCTGTTTTGAAGTACTACGTTGATGATTTGATCATCGCCGAGGGACTGATTGGTATTTAGATCCACCCACTCCCAAGCGACACCATCAGAAGCTTCGAGCGTGAATTCGGTATCGGCACAAGCCTCATCCGGACCATCAATGAAAACGCTGAAATCGACAAATTCTACATCTACGGTTGCTTCGGTAGAGGGGCAGCCATCCACCATTACCGTAAGGGTATAGGTGCCAGCATCTGGAACATCCACCGTCTCTCCCATATAAATGGTACCGTCTGGTCCTTCCCAGGTATAAATCTCTACGCTGCCGCCAAGGTCTACACTACCTACCAGGGTGGCTAGGTCGCCTGGGCAAGGCATGCTCAGTACCTGTGCATCAGCGAAAGGCTGATCGGGTTCGAAAATATCAACGGAAGCAGTTCTAGGACAGTCGTTGGCTACGTTAATAGCGGTTACATCGTAATTTCCCGGGGGAAGGTTGTTTGGCGTAGTAATCAATCCAGAGCATCCAAGACACTCAAAAACGATGTTGTTATTTTGGTCAAAAACGTAGAAATTAAAGACTTCGTCGGGGTCAAAAGCTCCGTTACCTTCCATTTCGATGGCACCGTCGTCTTGTCCGCCACAAGTCACATCAATAGCAGTAAGTAAGGGATCATCATCATTACAACAAACAACGGAAGAAACGATGGAGAATTCCTGACCGGTATTACAGCCCGTTTGTGTCCAACTCCCACTATCACCATCGGACCAAATTGAAGCGGAAATTCCAATGTCGTCTCCCGTAAAACTAGGAGGACAATCTCCAACTTCGATATTGAGACAGAATTGGAAAGGCGGTGCGCCACCAGGTACATTGGAGCACCCACCGCCACCGTCACCCCAGTTGTTGCCGGGGTCGCCATCATTGGCAGAACCTCCACAACCTACGCCAGAGTTGGAGTCATAAGCGAAACCAGGGCCAAAGGTGTCTCCGGTGTTACAACCTGTCCAGGAATCGTACCAGTCCCAAGAGCCAGTCCCGTCACAAGAGCTTGGTGGGTTGGGGTTGATGGAGTTGACGTCCCAACCATCACCGAATTCAAAGGTTACAGCGTGCAACCATTCAATGGTACCAGCGGCGTTGCCTTCCCATATATTTACGTTTACGCAGACCTGTACATTTTGCCCGGAAGGGTAGGTACCGTTGATGGGAGGCGGGTTGGTGGTAATTTCGATGGCTCCTGGAGGGGCACAACTGTTACAGAGGTTTCTACTGACTACTTGTAAGTTGAAATTTGCCTGGTCGTCCACGTCACCACCGGAAACCAAGATGTAATAATCCAATCCAATCAAGGTATTGATCGTGACGCTGGTATTGCCGACGCCACTATTACAGTCAAGTGCCTGAAGCGACACACAGTTGCCACCTTGGTAAACCACAATATTGGGTTGAGCCAGGCCACTAAGATTGACGGTCGTTTGGTTGGCCGTCGCTATGAAGGTAAACCAAACTTCGGCTGCAGGCCCATTGGTAGCTCCCGAAGGACAGTTGCCGAATACCGGATAGGGAGAAATCGGCGTAGCATTAATATTACTAAAAGAGAAATTGTTAGTTACGGGGGTAGTGCTAGGACAAGAAGGAGCTGTAGTAAGGTTCAACACCGTTGCATCTCCACAATCATCATTCGCAGGTTGTGCAAAGAGCGAAAGGCTTAGGAGCGAAAAAACAGTCAAGGTAAAAAATACTCGCATAGTTACTCGTTTACCGAACGCTTGGGAATAATGCCGGGGCATCTCAACGGCTATCAGCTTTACTTCGTGAAGAAGAAGAAGCTTTGGTAAACCCAAAATGTGTTACACGAGTAGTAGTTAATTAGAGGCCTAATCGTTAGGTGTAAGGCAATGTTAGCTGAATGCGTTTCCCTGTGCGTTCTATATAATTCAGAAAATTTATGACCAATAAAATGGGTTATTGGCTCGCATGCTGGCAAAGATAGTTTATTTTGTCGGCTCACAAATGGATCAGGCGAAATTTAGGTCAATCAAATTATGTTAATGGCTACGAATTCAATATTAAATATGGGACTTGATAAACGTCCCGGAATGGTAACTGTACTGGCTTTATTGGCTTTTTCTTTTGGAATGGGGCTGGGTGGTACTTTGGGGGCGATGATCGTAAATGCTTTTGGGGTAAATATTGTGCCGATTGTTAATAGTAGTGAAGCGCTAGTGTTAAATCTCCTGGAGCGGCAAGCTATCCGGGGGTTTCATCTGGTATCTCATTTGTTTACTTTTATCTTTTCTACTTTAGTGGTGGTAGCCTTGGCGAAAGGCGAGCGTAGTTGGGGTGATTATTTGCAGTTGGGCCGCTTTACAAGTGCCAGGATTTTGGGGATGAGTATTGCACTTTTATTAGCAATGCTACCCATCATCTACTTTAGCAACTGGATAAATGCGAATTTGCCCTTGCCGGAATGGATGATTACGATGGAGAACAACCAGAATTGGATGATAGGGGAAGTTTTGCGGATGGAAAGTTTTAGCGAATTTTTGATAACCCTCACCGTTGCGGCTATCGCTCCGGCAGTGGGAGAGGAGCTCTTCTTTCGCGGATTGCTGCAGCCTCAATTGCAAAAATTGACCAACAACCCACATTTGGGAATCTGGCTGTGCGCTATTTTGTTTTCTGCGATCCATCTTCAGTTTGTAGGCTTCTTTCCTCGTATGCTGCTCGGTGCTTTGCTTGGCTATCTCCTTTGGTGGAGTGGTACCCTTTGGTTACCAATTTTGATTCATTTTTTGTTCAATGGTGCCCAGATAACAGGAGCCTACCTGTCTCCAGATGCCATGAAGGTGGCCACAGAGACTACCGAAATAGAGATGCCTTCTATTTGGTTGACCTTGTTGAGTGTATTTGCTGTAGGCTATTTAGTGAAATGGTTTACGGAAAGCGCGATACCCGCCAACGATCAACCCTTTGAGGAAGATAATCTGCCTTAGGCATGGGGCAGCTAAAACATATTCTGTATTTTTGGCCCTTTAATCAGACAAAAGCTTAAATGTCGGCAATGCAGGGGGTGTTAAGGAGAGGGGCTACTGCAGCAATCTTTGTGGTAGTCATGCTGGCAGGTCTTTTTGGGGGACCTTACAGTTTTGTATTGCTATTTGCGATTATTACGGGAATTTG is a window from the Lewinella sp. LCG006 genome containing:
- the msrA gene encoding peptide-methionine (S)-S-oxide reductase MsrA gives rise to the protein MDNNKLMKAYIAGGCFWGMEDLFRVRPGIKDTEVIYLGGTNENPTYQNHPGHAEGIELTYDPTETSFKLILDYFFRIHNPTTVDRQGNDIGSSYRSAIFYQNEEEKQIAEEMIAIVDASGRWDGKVVTTLEPFTKAWPAEEYHQDYLVKKPNGYTCHFERFGSFV
- a CDS encoding peptide-methionine (S)-S-oxide reductase, encoding MVILVTSSDLAVLCSTSLIKIGFGGGCHWCTEAIFQTLKGVEKVVQGWIASAGEHDSFSEAVLVYFDETKIDLASLTAIHLYTHSCTSEHAMRKKYRSAVYTFSEVQVAAVQTIIKQLQSEFDQPIITRVLPFVAFKENEEQYQNYYLKNADNQFCQTYIQPKFQLLMQRFSKQIDESKKK
- a CDS encoding gliding motility-associated C-terminal domain-containing protein — its product is MRVFFTLTVFSLLSLSLFAQPANDDCGDATVLNLTTAPSCPSTTPVTNNFSFSNINATPISPYPVFGNCPSGATNGPAAEVWFTFIATANQTTVNLSGLAQPNIVVYQGGNCVSLQALDCNSGVGNTSVTINTLIGLDYYILVSGGDVDDQANFNLQVVSRNLCNSCAPPGAIEITTNPPPINGTYPSGQNVQVCVNVNIWEGNAAGTIEWLHAVTFEFGDGWDVNSINPNPPSSCDGTGSWDWYDSWTGCNTGDTFGPGFAYDSNSGVGCGGSANDGDPGNNWGDGGGGCSNVPGGAPPFQFCLNIEVGDCPPSFTGDDIGISASIWSDGDSGSWTQTGCNTGQEFSIVSSVVCCNDDDPLLTAIDVTCGGQDDGAIEMEGNGAFDPDEVFNFYVFDQNNNIVFECLGCSGLITTPNNLPPGNYDVTAINVANDCPRTASVDIFEPDQPFADAQVLSMPCPGDLATLVGSVDLGGSVEIYTWEGPDGTIYMGETVDVPDAGTYTLTVMVDGCPSTEATVDVEFVDFSVFIDGPDEACADTEFTLEASDGVAWEWVDLNTNQSLGDDQIINVVLQNSTTIELTATDPNGCEAVVTLDINVNELPFIDVAITNGFGCSNGETVLEASGAGPGGEYEWLDDAGADNPRVLIDPSPGFYTFEVIGTDANGCQEIGSIDVEIVPPPEVTLELSDDQVCAGEMVTVTAVSNDPISSINWYGAGPNNQNPITVTVDALTTITADVTNNEGCTAFDVTAQISVEQPSPPPVIQCGISTSTTVEFVWNDIPGATEYEVTVQNTMDVFTVFSPSFTATGFSSNTNVTITVQAIGTDLCPVQPATFTCSTLSCPAFQLDIDPVAPICLTSTTPNIFLTYTSQSNAGTITWEGNNVNATTGEFSPTAAGVGSHTVTIRYSDGTCEYTDTEVIVINATPTASFTIGNPGPICINTPVTITYTGNATPGATYTWNFGNGDALPGTGQGPHQVSWPTGGTKTVTLTVMENGCTSTQVSQSISVVAPIATPIVSCGTSTTSSVVFNWSAVAGATSYTITDVTGPAGVLSGTSYTVSNLNPGQAVTISVTANTNNVCGPTTSTEVTCTAANCPNFNINITPVADICLNGMNNPVTLQASASGGAGNGTFTWSGPNVTGNQFTPTTAGPQVITVTYTEGNCTASAMTTINVFDTPTSAFTIAPSNVCTGQAATVTYTGNASAGATYSWNFNGGMATPGTGQGPHTVTWAVGGPKTVTLTVSENGCTSASGSQNITVEAPMPAPVINCSPNTTQIVFSWNAIMGATGYQVNVISAPAGAMTALDEANRTFTVTGLMAGDVVEIEVIALGSGPCGNSSNTFSCQAQDCPAITVDIDAVAPICLTAGMPSFDLTATIAGGVGDGVFTWSGAGITDPAAGTFSPTMAGVGPAAVTVNYREAGCDYVDDIVIQINAIPTANFTASSPVCVSGSSNVLYTGDAAMSATYAWDFDGGSAVPGTGQGPHAVTWPTDGDKTISLIVTENGCVSSTFTQTVSVAPELIAPMISCDVTGDSIVFNWPAVAGATDYTVSIISAPGNAFAPGNDPAQTFTVAGLTPGQTVTIEVTAISGTACPNITFQGDCALENCPDITVEITDVAPICLDANASSFDLVATLTGNTMGTLIWTGTGIIDPVAGTFDPTATGAGSFEIIATYEEMTCFYTDTTTIVVNAQPDASFTATGPVCEDDISLVTYTGGADPAANYAWTFGGGTIISGTDAGPYEISWPDGGNPTISLTVTENGCASDPFSLSVDVIDSLIAPVINCNSTNTSITFSWNAVVGATDYQVNVISAPAGATETANIPNRTYTFSNLMPEDEVTIEVVVITNNICGGISSTQTCASEACIDRFFGPNTYGPFCADAGNQMLSPVITGGNITGMITWSGDGIVAPNGTFDPASANVGDNLVTLSYEQTGCFYDTTYTIVVNPVPVADFTVTSPICITDNSTITFTGTATGTAVYDWDFAGGTIISGSGAGPYEINWATPGAKDITLTITDNGCVSNTATESVEVQDVIAPVTISCSDATTSSITFVWADVAGADTYTVVVLQGPTGTQNGNTYFVDGIVDGEEVIIEVTASGSSICGSSVATGTCSALTCQPVTIGLTGPDVICAGEDAAFTISYAGGQGTPLTIDYTVNDVPDQLTNVNDGDQITLTGLTSATTVVITQVSDQVNTNCVYPVDATWTVDVDAPVNAGANATIDPVCPEDATIIDLDGALVGAEMGGTWTETSTPPSTGGAFQPAAGSFNAVGQNSGTYTFVYTVDGGACPDDSATVSFTINASPTADAGLDQSLTCNMGAVVLGGNSTAGVTYNWTSDNPDAMIMDPTAALIDISAPGIYTLEVTNAAGCTDTDQVEVASDFDVPVADVSISEVSCFQANDGAIVINNVTGGTPPYAYSLNNGAPTTNPFFGNLSGNEYTLTITDINGCFTELSIMLLEPTQVAVEIVTSLENNGNEIQLGEPITLTAVYDETIQVDTIIWRPDSIGVNGENAVTVSPDQSTIYSVTITDINGCSDSDIMTVFVRKTRPVFVPTAFSPDGDENNDVLYPFGGTEVKEIKSFMIFNRWGEAVFENYNFLPNNPTEGWDGRFRGQVQNAAVFVYFMEVEFIDGEVEIIKGDVMLMR
- a CDS encoding lysostaphin resistance A-like protein codes for the protein MATNSILNMGLDKRPGMVTVLALLAFSFGMGLGGTLGAMIVNAFGVNIVPIVNSSEALVLNLLERQAIRGFHLVSHLFTFIFSTLVVVALAKGERSWGDYLQLGRFTSARILGMSIALLLAMLPIIYFSNWINANLPLPEWMITMENNQNWMIGEVLRMESFSEFLITLTVAAIAPAVGEELFFRGLLQPQLQKLTNNPHLGIWLCAILFSAIHLQFVGFFPRMLLGALLGYLLWWSGTLWLPILIHFLFNGAQITGAYLSPDAMKVATETTEIEMPSIWLTLLSVFAVGYLVKWFTESAIPANDQPFEEDNLP